In Electrophorus electricus isolate fEleEle1 chromosome 1, fEleEle1.pri, whole genome shotgun sequence, a single window of DNA contains:
- the dnajc7 gene encoding dnaJ homolog subfamily C member 7 isoform X1 has translation MATVGYDASADPEMELLSDEELEREAEGYKEQGNAHYIKKDYTEAFSYYSKAIDMCPKNASYYGNRAATLMMLSRYREALEDSQQAVRLDDAFMKGHLREGKCHLLLGNAMAASRCFQKVLELEPDNSQAQQEMKNAESILEYERMAEIGFDKRDFRMVVFCMDRALESASACHRFKVLKAECLALLGRYTEAQSVASDILRMDSTNGDALYVRGLCLYYEDCIDKAVQFFVQALRMAPDHEKARLACRNAKALKAKKEEGNQAFKEGGFEEAYELYSDALTIDPNNIKTNAKLYCNRATVGSKLKKLEQAIEDCTKAIKLDESYIKAYLRRAQCFMDTEQYEEAVRDYEKVYQTEKTKEHKHLLKAAQLELKKSKRKDYYKVLGVEKNATEDDIKKAYRKRALMHHPDRHSGASAEVQKEEEKKFKEVGEAFTVLSDPKKKSRYDGGHDLEDDDMNMDFDANNIFKAFFGGPGGFSFEASGPGNFFFQFG, from the exons ATGGCGACTGTGGGGTACGATGCGTCTGCGGATCCGGAGATGGAGTTGCTCAGCGATGAGGAGCTGGAAAG GGAAGCTGAAGGATACAAAGAGCAGGGCAATGCTCATTACATAAAGAAGGACTACACAGAAGCATTCAGCTACTACTCCAAGGCCATTG acatgtgcccaaagaatgccAGTTATTACGGCAACCGCGCAGCCACCCTGATGATGCTGAGTCGCTACAGGGAGGCACTGGAGGATTCCCAGCAGGCCGTGCGCCTGGATGACGCCTTCatgaag GGTCACTTACGGGAGGGCAAATGCCACCTGTTGCTTGGCAACGCTATGGCTGCCAGCCGCTGtttccagaaggttctggaGCTGGAACCCGACAACAGCCAGGCTCAGCAAGAG ATGAAGAATGCAGAATCTATTCTGGAGTATGAGCGAATGGCTGAGATCGGCTTTGACAAACGGGACTTCAGAATG gtggtgttCTGTATGGATCGGGCACTGGAGTCGGCATCTGCGTGCCACAGGTTTAAGGTGCTGAAAGCAGAGTGCCTGGCATTACTTGGCCGCTACACAGAAGCCCAGTCCGTTGCCAG TGATATCTTGCGCATGGACTCCACGAACGGCGACGCGCTGTATGTGAGGGGCTTATGTCTGTATTATGAGGACTGCATCGACAAGGCTGTGCAGTTTTTCGTTCAGGCACTGCGCATGGCACCCGATCATGAGAAGGCCCGCCTGGCCTGTAGA AATGCCAAAGCACTGAAGGCTAAGAAGGAGGAGGGGAACCAGGCGTTTAAAGAAGGCGGTTTTGAAGAGGCCTATGAGCTCTACTCTGACGCTCTGACCATTGATCCCAACAACATCAAAACCAACGCCAAGCTCTATTGCAACCGAGCCACAGTCGGCTCCAAG TTGAAGAAACTAGAGCAGGCCATAGAGGACTGTACAAAGGCCATTAAACTGGATGAGTCCTACATCAAAGCATACTTAAGGAGAGCCCAGTG TTTCATGGACACAGAGCAGTATGAGGAAGCTGTGCGGGACTATGAGAAGGTGTACCAGACAGAGAAAACTAAAG AACACAAGCACCTGCTAAAGGCAGCACAACTGGAGCTGAAGAAGAGCAAAAGGAAAGATTATTATAAAGTTTTAGGGGTGGAAAAAAATGCCACTGAAGATGACATCAAGAAGGCTTATCGCAAACGAGCCCTGATGCACCATCCAG accgGCACAGTGGAGCAAGTGCAGAGgtgcagaaggaggaggagaagaagttTAAGGAAGTGGGTGAGGCCTTCACTGTGCTCTCTGACCCCAAGAAGAAATCACGTTATGACGGCGGCCATGACCTGGAGGATGACGACATGAACATGg ATTTTGATGCCAACAACATCTTCAAAGCGTTCTTTGGTGGACCAGGTGGATTTAGTTTTGAAG CTTCTGGACCTGGAAACTTCTTCTTCCAGTTTGGCTAA
- the dnajc7 gene encoding dnaJ homolog subfamily C member 7 isoform X2, translating to MCPKNASYYGNRAATLMMLSRYREALEDSQQAVRLDDAFMKGHLREGKCHLLLGNAMAASRCFQKVLELEPDNSQAQQEMKNAESILEYERMAEIGFDKRDFRMVVFCMDRALESASACHRFKVLKAECLALLGRYTEAQSVASDILRMDSTNGDALYVRGLCLYYEDCIDKAVQFFVQALRMAPDHEKARLACRNAKALKAKKEEGNQAFKEGGFEEAYELYSDALTIDPNNIKTNAKLYCNRATVGSKLKKLEQAIEDCTKAIKLDESYIKAYLRRAQCFMDTEQYEEAVRDYEKVYQTEKTKEHKHLLKAAQLELKKSKRKDYYKVLGVEKNATEDDIKKAYRKRALMHHPDRHSGASAEVQKEEEKKFKEVGEAFTVLSDPKKKSRYDGGHDLEDDDMNMDFDANNIFKAFFGGPGGFSFEASGPGNFFFQFG from the exons atgtgcccaaagaatgccAGTTATTACGGCAACCGCGCAGCCACCCTGATGATGCTGAGTCGCTACAGGGAGGCACTGGAGGATTCCCAGCAGGCCGTGCGCCTGGATGACGCCTTCatgaag GGTCACTTACGGGAGGGCAAATGCCACCTGTTGCTTGGCAACGCTATGGCTGCCAGCCGCTGtttccagaaggttctggaGCTGGAACCCGACAACAGCCAGGCTCAGCAAGAG ATGAAGAATGCAGAATCTATTCTGGAGTATGAGCGAATGGCTGAGATCGGCTTTGACAAACGGGACTTCAGAATG gtggtgttCTGTATGGATCGGGCACTGGAGTCGGCATCTGCGTGCCACAGGTTTAAGGTGCTGAAAGCAGAGTGCCTGGCATTACTTGGCCGCTACACAGAAGCCCAGTCCGTTGCCAG TGATATCTTGCGCATGGACTCCACGAACGGCGACGCGCTGTATGTGAGGGGCTTATGTCTGTATTATGAGGACTGCATCGACAAGGCTGTGCAGTTTTTCGTTCAGGCACTGCGCATGGCACCCGATCATGAGAAGGCCCGCCTGGCCTGTAGA AATGCCAAAGCACTGAAGGCTAAGAAGGAGGAGGGGAACCAGGCGTTTAAAGAAGGCGGTTTTGAAGAGGCCTATGAGCTCTACTCTGACGCTCTGACCATTGATCCCAACAACATCAAAACCAACGCCAAGCTCTATTGCAACCGAGCCACAGTCGGCTCCAAG TTGAAGAAACTAGAGCAGGCCATAGAGGACTGTACAAAGGCCATTAAACTGGATGAGTCCTACATCAAAGCATACTTAAGGAGAGCCCAGTG TTTCATGGACACAGAGCAGTATGAGGAAGCTGTGCGGGACTATGAGAAGGTGTACCAGACAGAGAAAACTAAAG AACACAAGCACCTGCTAAAGGCAGCACAACTGGAGCTGAAGAAGAGCAAAAGGAAAGATTATTATAAAGTTTTAGGGGTGGAAAAAAATGCCACTGAAGATGACATCAAGAAGGCTTATCGCAAACGAGCCCTGATGCACCATCCAG accgGCACAGTGGAGCAAGTGCAGAGgtgcagaaggaggaggagaagaagttTAAGGAAGTGGGTGAGGCCTTCACTGTGCTCTCTGACCCCAAGAAGAAATCACGTTATGACGGCGGCCATGACCTGGAGGATGACGACATGAACATGg ATTTTGATGCCAACAACATCTTCAAAGCGTTCTTTGGTGGACCAGGTGGATTTAGTTTTGAAG CTTCTGGACCTGGAAACTTCTTCTTCCAGTTTGGCTAA
- the ttc25 gene encoding tetratricopeptide repeat protein 25 isoform X1: MPDNDGGQGPKSTFSTYMAEGEQLFHKGEYGKATESYSAALILKPDDKNCLVARSKCYVKLGESAKALKDADASLKEDGVFFKGLHQKAEALYTMGDFEFALVFYHRGHRLRPELQDFRLGIQKAQEAINNCVGSPSSVKLENKSTLSFVHKVEDLKMAQQKYLVHPLKKVQRKQDQEMPKNERTAKQLLSELYADKEYLEKLLKDEDLIKGKTRSGEHLQELIFTCISYLDTRTEFWRQQKPIYARQHDRQLQHRQWSHHHLPSDPTCNVLRNLEKINAALNAGNAESSLKKAREVLKNVQGWSEDVLPNRTEVLGHLYSCLGNTAMGNALMDLGDMDKALDNHLKDLELAKQGKLMDSKSRALDNIGRVYARTGKFQQAIEAWEEKVCLLRSGLEKAWLFHEIGRCYLELKQYVEARDYGTQSLGAASDICDEKWQLNASVLVAQAELKLGNFKTSVLLFEKALDLAKEDTAARDAIQKVLSETRQLAAL, encoded by the exons ATGCCTGATAATGATGGGGGACAAGGTCCGAAAAGTACGTTTTCTACCTACATGGCCGAGGGTGAGCAGCTGTTTCACAAGGGAGAATACGGCAAGGCCACTGAAAGCTACTCCGCG GCTCTGATATTAAAGCCAGACGACAAGAATTGCTTGGTTGCCAGATCCAAGTGCTACGTGAAGCTGGGAGAGTCCGCGAAGGCGCTAAAGGACGCAGACGCATCACTCAAAGAGGACGGGGTTTTTTTCAAG GGCCTGCATCAGAAGGCAGAGGCCCTCTACACCATGGGGGACTTTGAGTTTGCTCTGGTCTTTTACCACAGAGGCCACAGGCTGAGACCAGAATTGCAGGACTTCAGGCTGGGCATTCAAAAGGCTCAGGAAGCTATCAACAactgtgtgggca gTCCCTCATCTGTTAAACTGGAGAATAAGAGCACGCTCTCCTTTGTCCATAAAGTCGAGGAC CTGAAAATGGctcaacaaaaatatttggtgCATCCACTAAAGAAGGTGCAGAGAAAGCAAGACCAGGAGATGCCCAAAAATGAGAGAACAGCCAAGCAGTTACTGAGTGAGCTGTATGCTGACAAAGAGTATCTGGAGAAACTGCTAAAAGATGaag ATCTCATCAAGGGTAAGACGCGTAGTGGTGAGCATCTGCAGGAGCTGATCTTCACCTGCATTTCGTATCTGGACACACGGACGGAGTTCTGGAGGCAGCAGAAGCCGATCTACGCCCGCCAGCATGACCGACAGCTGCAGCATCGGCAGTGGAGCCACCACCATCTGCCCTCTGACCCCACCTGCAACGTCCTCAGGAACCTGGAGAAGATCAATGCTG CACTTAATGCCGGAAATGCAGAGAGCAGCTTGAAGAAGGCACGTGAGGTCCTGAAGAATGTACAGGGCTGGTCTGAGGACGTCCTGCCCAACAGGACTGAAGTGCTGGGGCATCTCTACAGCTGCCTTGGTAACACTGCCATGG GTAATGCCTTGATGGATCTGGGAGACATGGACAAGGCCTTGGACAACCATCTGAAGGACCTGGAGCTGGCCAAGCAAGG TAAATTGATGGACAGTAAGTCAAGGGCTCTGGACAACATTGGTCGAGTGTATGCACGTACTGGCAAATTCCAACAAGCCATAGAAGC TtgggaggagaaggtgtgtctGTTGCGCAGTGGGCTGGAGAAAGCCTGGCTGTTCCATGAGATCGGCCGCTGTTACCTGGAGCTGAAGCAGTACGTGGAGGCCAGAGACTACGGCACTCAGTCGCTCGGTGCTGCCAGTGACATCTGTGATGAGAAATGGCAACTCAATGCAAGTGTGCTGGTGGCACAGGCTGAGT
- the ttc25 gene encoding tetratricopeptide repeat protein 25 isoform X2: MPDNDGGQGPKSTFSTYMAEGEQLFHKGEYGKATESYSAALILKPDDKNCLVARSKCYVKLGESAKALKDADASLKEDGVFFKGLHQKAEALYTMGDFEFALVFYHRGHRLRPELQDFRLGIQKAQEAINNCVGSPSSVKLENKSTLSFVHKVEDLKMAQQKYLVHPLKKVQRKQDQEMPKNERTAKQLLSELYADKEYLEKLLKDEDLIKGKTRSGEHLQELIFTCISYLDTRTEFWRQQKPIYARQHDRQLQHRQWSHHHLPSDPTCNVLRNLEKINAALNAGNAESSLKKAREVLKNVQGWSEDVLPNRTEVLGHLYSCLGNALMDLGDMDKALDNHLKDLELAKQGKLMDSKSRALDNIGRVYARTGKFQQAIEAWEEKVCLLRSGLEKAWLFHEIGRCYLELKQYVEARDYGTQSLGAASDICDEKWQLNASVLVAQAELKLGNFKTSVLLFEKALDLAKEDTAARDAIQKVLSETRQLAAL; this comes from the exons ATGCCTGATAATGATGGGGGACAAGGTCCGAAAAGTACGTTTTCTACCTACATGGCCGAGGGTGAGCAGCTGTTTCACAAGGGAGAATACGGCAAGGCCACTGAAAGCTACTCCGCG GCTCTGATATTAAAGCCAGACGACAAGAATTGCTTGGTTGCCAGATCCAAGTGCTACGTGAAGCTGGGAGAGTCCGCGAAGGCGCTAAAGGACGCAGACGCATCACTCAAAGAGGACGGGGTTTTTTTCAAG GGCCTGCATCAGAAGGCAGAGGCCCTCTACACCATGGGGGACTTTGAGTTTGCTCTGGTCTTTTACCACAGAGGCCACAGGCTGAGACCAGAATTGCAGGACTTCAGGCTGGGCATTCAAAAGGCTCAGGAAGCTATCAACAactgtgtgggca gTCCCTCATCTGTTAAACTGGAGAATAAGAGCACGCTCTCCTTTGTCCATAAAGTCGAGGAC CTGAAAATGGctcaacaaaaatatttggtgCATCCACTAAAGAAGGTGCAGAGAAAGCAAGACCAGGAGATGCCCAAAAATGAGAGAACAGCCAAGCAGTTACTGAGTGAGCTGTATGCTGACAAAGAGTATCTGGAGAAACTGCTAAAAGATGaag ATCTCATCAAGGGTAAGACGCGTAGTGGTGAGCATCTGCAGGAGCTGATCTTCACCTGCATTTCGTATCTGGACACACGGACGGAGTTCTGGAGGCAGCAGAAGCCGATCTACGCCCGCCAGCATGACCGACAGCTGCAGCATCGGCAGTGGAGCCACCACCATCTGCCCTCTGACCCCACCTGCAACGTCCTCAGGAACCTGGAGAAGATCAATGCTG CACTTAATGCCGGAAATGCAGAGAGCAGCTTGAAGAAGGCACGTGAGGTCCTGAAGAATGTACAGGGCTGGTCTGAGGACGTCCTGCCCAACAGGACTGAAGTGCTGGGGCATCTCTACAGCTGCCTTG GTAATGCCTTGATGGATCTGGGAGACATGGACAAGGCCTTGGACAACCATCTGAAGGACCTGGAGCTGGCCAAGCAAGG TAAATTGATGGACAGTAAGTCAAGGGCTCTGGACAACATTGGTCGAGTGTATGCACGTACTGGCAAATTCCAACAAGCCATAGAAGC TtgggaggagaaggtgtgtctGTTGCGCAGTGGGCTGGAGAAAGCCTGGCTGTTCCATGAGATCGGCCGCTGTTACCTGGAGCTGAAGCAGTACGTGGAGGCCAGAGACTACGGCACTCAGTCGCTCGGTGCTGCCAGTGACATCTGTGATGAGAAATGGCAACTCAATGCAAGTGTGCTGGTGGCACAGGCTGAGT